A genomic window from Cupriavidus metallidurans CH34 includes:
- the leuD gene encoding 3-isopropylmalate dehydratase small subunit: MEKFTVHSGLVAPLDRENVDTDAIIPKQFLKSIKRTGFGPNLFDEWRYKDVGEPGQDNSKRPLNPDFVLNQSRYQGASILLARNNFGCGSSREHAPWALTQYGFRAVIAPSFADIFFNNCYKNGLLPVVLTDLQVDHLFNETNAFPGYKLTIDLDRQVVVTPGGDNYSFDIAPFRKYCMLNGFDDIGLTLRHQDKIKAYEAERLTKMPWLGNRVVG, translated from the coding sequence ATGGAAAAGTTCACCGTACATAGCGGCCTTGTGGCGCCGCTCGATCGTGAAAACGTCGATACCGACGCGATCATTCCGAAGCAGTTCCTGAAGTCGATCAAGCGCACGGGCTTTGGCCCGAACCTGTTCGACGAGTGGCGCTACAAGGACGTCGGCGAGCCGGGGCAGGACAACAGCAAGCGTCCGCTGAACCCGGACTTCGTGCTGAATCAGTCGCGCTACCAGGGGGCTTCGATCCTGCTGGCGCGCAACAACTTCGGTTGCGGTAGCTCGCGCGAGCACGCACCGTGGGCACTCACGCAATACGGCTTCCGTGCCGTCATCGCGCCGAGCTTCGCCGACATCTTCTTCAACAACTGCTACAAGAACGGCCTGCTGCCGGTGGTGCTGACGGACCTTCAGGTCGACCACCTGTTCAACGAGACCAACGCGTTCCCTGGATACAAGCTGACGATCGATCTGGATCGCCAGGTGGTGGTCACGCCGGGCGGCGACAACTACTCGTTCGATATCGCCCCGTTCCGCAAGTACTGCATGTTGAACGGCTTCGACGATATTGGCCTGACGCTGCGTCACCAGGACAAGATCAAGGCATACGAGGCCGAGCGCCTCACGAAGATGCCGTGGCTGGGCAACCGCGTGGTTGGCTGA
- a CDS encoding entericidin A/B family lipoprotein — protein sequence MKKFVITLLACLGMLQIAGCNTMAGLGKDTQAAGRSLESAATKK from the coding sequence ATGAAAAAGTTCGTGATCACGCTGCTGGCATGTCTGGGCATGCTGCAAATCGCCGGCTGCAACACCATGGCCGGCCTGGGCAAGGACACGCAGGCCGCGGGCCGTTCGCTCGAGAGCGCGGCGACGAAGAAGTAA
- the leuC gene encoding 3-isopropylmalate dehydratase large subunit — protein MAKTLYDKLWDDHTVHVEEDGTTLLYIDRHLLHEVTSPQAFEGLKLAERPVWRISANLAVSDHNVPTTDRSQGIADPISKLQVDTLDLNCDAYGITQFKMNDHRQGIVHVIGPEQGATLPGMTVVCGDSHTSTHGAFGALAHGIGTSEVEHVLATQTLLGKKAKNMLIKVEGKLPRGCTAKDIVLAVIGKIGTAGGTGYTMEFAGSAIRDLTMEGRMTVCNMAIEAGARAGLVAVDDVTLEYVKNRPFAPQGVEWDQAVAYWRTLHSDAGAHFDKVVELRAEEVRPQVTWGTSPEMVISIEDRVPDPEKEKDSNKRNAMERALEYMGLQPNVPMESINIDKVFIGSCTNSRIEDMRAAAWVVQKLGRKVASNVKLAMVVPGSGLVKEQAEREGLDKIFKAAGFEWREPGCSMCLAMNADRLDPGERCASTSNRNFEGRQGAGGRTHLVSPAMAAAAAIEGHFVDIRKLG, from the coding sequence ATGGCCAAGACGCTCTACGACAAACTCTGGGATGACCACACCGTCCACGTCGAGGAAGACGGCACCACGCTGCTCTACATCGATCGCCACCTGCTTCACGAAGTGACCAGCCCGCAGGCGTTCGAAGGACTAAAGCTGGCGGAGCGTCCGGTCTGGCGCATCAGCGCCAACCTGGCCGTGTCGGATCACAACGTGCCGACCACCGACCGCTCGCAAGGCATCGCCGACCCGATCTCGAAGCTCCAGGTGGACACGCTCGACCTGAACTGCGATGCCTATGGCATCACCCAGTTCAAGATGAACGATCACCGCCAGGGCATCGTTCACGTGATCGGGCCGGAGCAGGGCGCCACGCTGCCCGGCATGACCGTGGTCTGCGGTGACTCGCACACCAGCACGCACGGCGCGTTCGGTGCGCTGGCCCACGGCATCGGCACGTCGGAAGTGGAGCATGTGCTGGCCACCCAGACGTTGCTGGGCAAGAAGGCCAAGAACATGCTGATCAAGGTGGAAGGCAAGCTGCCCCGCGGCTGCACCGCCAAGGACATCGTGCTGGCCGTCATCGGCAAGATCGGCACGGCGGGCGGCACGGGCTACACGATGGAGTTCGCCGGCTCGGCCATTCGCGACCTGACGATGGAAGGCCGCATGACCGTCTGCAACATGGCAATCGAAGCCGGCGCGCGTGCCGGCCTGGTGGCCGTGGACGATGTCACGCTCGAATACGTCAAGAACCGTCCATTCGCGCCGCAAGGCGTGGAGTGGGACCAGGCCGTGGCGTACTGGCGCACGCTGCATTCGGATGCCGGCGCCCACTTCGACAAGGTTGTGGAGCTGCGTGCCGAAGAAGTCCGTCCGCAGGTGACCTGGGGCACGTCGCCCGAAATGGTCATCAGCATCGAGGACCGCGTTCCGGATCCGGAGAAGGAAAAGGACTCGAACAAGCGCAACGCGATGGAGCGCGCGCTCGAGTACATGGGCCTGCAGCCGAACGTGCCGATGGAGTCGATCAACATCGACAAGGTGTTCATCGGGTCCTGCACCAACAGCCGCATCGAAGATATGCGTGCCGCCGCGTGGGTCGTTCAGAAGCTGGGCCGCAAGGTCGCGTCGAACGTGAAGCTGGCGATGGTGGTGCCGGGATCGGGTCTGGTGAAGGAACAGGCCGAGCGCGAAGGCCTGGACAAGATCTTCAAGGCTGCCGGCTTCGAATGGCGCGAGCCGGGGTGCTCGATGTGCCTGGCGATGAACGCTGACCGCCTGGATCCGGGCGAGCGCTGCGCGTCGACGTCGAATCGCAACTTCGAAGGCCGTCAGGGCGCCGGTGGCCGCACGCACCTGGTGAGCCCGGCGATGGCTGCCGCGGCCGCGATCGAGGGGCACTTCGTCGATATTCGCAAGCTCGGTTGA
- a CDS encoding ABC transporter ATP-binding protein, with product MLKLENVHTHYGAVEALSGVSIEVNKGEIVTLIGSNGAGKTTLMMTVCGTPRASSGRVSFEGQDITRRNTHEIMRMGMAISPEGRRVFPSLTVLENLKMGAFFASRHEIEEGIEHVFKLFPRLNQRASQRAGTMSGGEQQMLAIGRALMSKPRLLLLDEPTLGLAPLIIAQIFDIIRTIRDEGVTVFLVEQNANKALQAADRGYVLETGKVVLADTGQNLLANDRIRAAYLGG from the coding sequence ATGCTGAAGCTGGAAAACGTCCATACCCACTACGGCGCGGTCGAGGCGCTGTCGGGTGTGTCGATCGAGGTCAACAAGGGCGAGATCGTCACGCTGATCGGTAGCAACGGGGCCGGCAAGACCACGCTGATGATGACGGTGTGCGGCACGCCGCGCGCGTCCAGCGGCCGGGTGTCGTTCGAGGGCCAGGACATCACGCGGCGCAACACGCACGAGATCATGCGCATGGGCATGGCCATCTCGCCGGAAGGCCGCCGTGTCTTCCCGAGCCTGACTGTGCTGGAGAACCTCAAGATGGGGGCGTTCTTCGCCAGCCGTCACGAGATCGAGGAAGGCATCGAGCACGTGTTCAAGCTGTTCCCGCGTCTGAATCAGCGCGCTAGCCAGCGCGCTGGCACGATGTCGGGCGGCGAACAGCAGATGCTGGCGATCGGCCGCGCGCTGATGAGCAAGCCGCGCCTGCTGTTGCTGGACGAGCCGACGCTTGGCCTGGCCCCGCTGATCATCGCGCAGATCTTCGACATTATTCGCACGATTCGTGACGAGGGCGTCACCGTGTTCCTGGTCGAGCAGAACGCCAACAAGGCGCTGCAGGCGGCCGACCGGGGCTATGTGCTGGAAACCGGCAAGGTGGTGCTGGCCGATACCGGACAGAACCTGCTGGCCAACGACCGCATCCGCGCGGCGTATCTGGGCGGGTAA
- the livG gene encoding high-affinity branched-chain amino acid ABC transporter ATP-binding protein LivG codes for MSAEMLKVSGLQMRFGGLLAVDGIEFDVRRDEVFAIIGPNGAGKTTVFNCVGGFYKPTAGEIMLDGHSIARLPSHQVARRGLVRTFQNIRLFKQLTVVENLMVAQHLQVKAGLLHGLLATPAYRHAERAALGRAAEWLERMGLTSVANREAGTLSYGHQRRLEIARCMITKPRLLMLDEPAAGLNPQEKIELQQLIDKLRREFNISVLLIEHDMSLVMGVSDRILVMEHGKPIMVGKPEEVRNDPRVIKAYLGED; via the coding sequence ATGAGCGCAGAAATGCTGAAAGTATCCGGCCTGCAGATGCGCTTCGGCGGTCTGCTGGCCGTCGACGGCATCGAGTTCGATGTGCGTCGTGACGAGGTCTTCGCCATCATCGGCCCGAACGGCGCGGGCAAGACCACCGTGTTCAACTGCGTGGGCGGTTTCTACAAGCCCACGGCCGGCGAGATCATGCTCGACGGCCACTCGATCGCGCGTTTGCCGAGCCATCAGGTTGCACGCCGCGGTCTGGTGCGCACATTCCAGAACATTCGCCTGTTCAAGCAACTGACCGTGGTGGAGAACCTCATGGTCGCGCAGCACCTGCAGGTGAAGGCAGGTTTGCTGCATGGCCTGCTGGCCACGCCAGCCTATCGCCACGCCGAGCGCGCGGCGCTGGGCCGTGCCGCCGAATGGCTGGAGCGCATGGGTCTTACGAGCGTGGCCAACCGCGAGGCGGGCACGTTGTCATATGGCCATCAGCGCCGGCTTGAGATCGCACGCTGCATGATCACGAAGCCCCGCTTGCTGATGCTCGACGAACCGGCCGCTGGCCTGAATCCGCAGGAGAAGATCGAGCTGCAGCAGCTGATCGACAAGCTGCGTCGCGAGTTCAATATCTCGGTGCTGCTGATCGAGCACGACATGAGCCTGGTGATGGGCGTGTCCGATCGCATCCTGGTGATGGAGCACGGCAAACCGATCATGGTCGGCAAGCCCGAGGAAGTGCGCAACGACCCGCGCGTGATCAAGGCCTACCTGGGAGAGGACTGA
- a CDS encoding high-affinity branched-chain amino acid ABC transporter permease LivM: MTQATSISRASVPQTSVSDTLKNAVTAAVLTAILTVPLLGLQLKLDGYKVVLEPHWRPVWIAVAVVFIFQLFKPMLTRARGAVKLPALPAMGAQRQRRAVWLLLAVGLVFPFLGSRGAVDVATLALIYVILGLGLNIVVGFAGLLDLGYVGFYAVGGYTYALLNQYFGLTFWECLPLAAGLAATFGFVLGFPVLRLRGDYLAIVTLGFGEIIRLLLNNLTSLTGGPDGVSGIPKPTVFGIELARSASVEGAKTFNDLIGIPYTGQHMVIFLYLLGLLLVGFTLFVTSRLIRMPMGRAWEALREDEIACRSLGLNPTRIKLSAFTLGASFAGLAGAFFAARQGLVTPESFTFIESALILAVVVLGGMGSQLGVILAAILLTVLPEVARDFAEYRMLIFGLVMVLMMMWRPQGLLPASRPHVELPR; this comes from the coding sequence ATGACTCAAGCGACTTCGATTTCGCGGGCGTCCGTCCCGCAAACGTCGGTCTCCGACACGCTGAAGAACGCGGTGACGGCCGCCGTGCTGACGGCCATCCTGACCGTGCCGCTGCTCGGGCTGCAACTGAAGCTCGATGGCTACAAGGTGGTGCTCGAGCCGCACTGGCGTCCGGTATGGATCGCCGTGGCCGTGGTGTTCATCTTCCAGTTGTTCAAGCCGATGCTGACGCGCGCGCGCGGCGCCGTGAAGCTGCCGGCGCTGCCCGCGATGGGCGCGCAGCGGCAGCGCAGGGCGGTGTGGCTGCTGCTGGCCGTGGGGCTGGTGTTTCCGTTCCTCGGCTCGCGCGGCGCGGTGGACGTGGCCACGCTGGCGCTGATCTACGTGATCCTGGGCCTGGGCCTGAACATCGTGGTGGGCTTTGCCGGTCTGCTCGACCTGGGCTATGTGGGCTTCTACGCCGTGGGTGGCTACACCTACGCGCTGCTGAACCAGTACTTCGGCCTGACGTTCTGGGAGTGCCTGCCGCTGGCCGCTGGTCTGGCCGCGACGTTCGGCTTCGTGCTCGGTTTCCCGGTGCTCCGGCTGCGTGGTGACTACCTGGCCATCGTGACGCTGGGCTTCGGCGAAATCATTCGCCTGCTGCTGAACAACCTGACCAGCCTTACCGGCGGTCCGGATGGCGTCTCGGGTATTCCGAAGCCGACCGTGTTCGGTATCGAACTGGCACGCAGCGCCAGCGTGGAAGGGGCGAAGACGTTCAATGACCTGATCGGTATTCCCTATACCGGCCAGCACATGGTGATCTTCCTGTACCTGCTCGGGCTGCTGCTGGTGGGCTTCACGCTGTTCGTAACCAGTCGTCTGATCCGGATGCCGATGGGCCGTGCCTGGGAGGCACTGCGCGAGGACGAGATCGCGTGCCGCTCGCTGGGCCTGAATCCCACGCGCATCAAGCTGTCCGCGTTCACGCTGGGCGCATCGTTCGCCGGTCTGGCCGGCGCGTTCTTCGCGGCGCGCCAGGGGCTGGTCACTCCGGAATCCTTCACGTTCATCGAGTCCGCGCTGATCCTGGCCGTGGTCGTGCTCGGTGGCATGGGTTCGCAGCTTGGCGTGATCCTGGCGGCCATCCTGCTGACCGTGCTGCCCGAGGTGGCGCGTGACTTTGCCGAGTACCGGATGCTGATTTTCGGCCTGGTGATGGTGCTGATGATGATGTGGCGTCCGCAGGGCCTGCTGCCCGCAAGCCGTCCCCACGTGGAGTTGCCGCGATGA